From the Lactobacillus johnsonii genome, the window ATTGTCTGGCAAGGTAAAGTCTTGTCTTTTACTTTCAACAACGTCATCGGTTGTGGAATTGTAGTAGATAGTATGATGTTTAGATGGTTTAGTATTCATGATATTAATTATAGAAAAAATTTAGAAACAAAAAAAGACATCGCAATTGCGATGTCTTTTAAAAATATGGGTGGTCAGGGGATCGAACCCTGGACCCACGGATTAAGAGTCCGTTGCTCTGCCAGCTGAGCTAACCACCCATTGGATAACCAACAGATACTATTATGCCAAAAAAAAATAAAAATGCAAGAACTTTTTTTGAGAAAATTGATATAAATTAAATTGGCTGTATAATTTTTCCTCTTGATGAATATCTATGATATTCTATCGACAGGATTTTTTTACGTAAAAAAAGAGGCCATAGTCCTCTCTTACTTAAAATCCTTCTTCGACCAATTCAATTAAGTGTATGGAGATTTAAACTATGTCCTCTTTAAATGATTATATTAAATTTACTCTTGATATTGAAGATAAAAACATTATTTTTTCTGATTATTCAAATGAAAATATTAACGGTAAGATTTACAAAATATATTTAGCTGAGCTGATCCAGCCTACTTGTCCTTATTGTCGTTCTACTAATCTTAAGCATAACGGTCATTACGTCTCTAACGTTCGTTTCATTACTGCTGATGCTAGTAAGCCCGTTACTATCAGATTAAGAAAACAACGTGTTCTCTGCAATTACTGTTTAAAAAGATCTATGGCTCAATCTAATCTGGTTAATAAAGGCTGCTATATCTCTAACACTTCTAAGCGAAAAATACTTTCTGCTCTTACTGAAGATCGTTCAATGACCAGCATTGCTAGAGAACATAATGTATCTGTCAACACGGTTCAAAGAGTATTAGAAGTCTGCTCTTCTAAGTTCTATGATGCCTTTGATCATCTCCCTGAACACTTAGCTTTTGATGAATTTAAGGGCGTAGGCAAAAAGCTTCACTTTATTTGTCTAGATGGTGATACTCACAAAGTTGTTCAAATTCTTAGAACTCGTTTCAAACCTGATATTCTACGCTATTTTTACAAGTTCACTCCTAAAGCTCGTGCAATGGTTAAAACAGTAACTATGGATCTTAATTGTTATTATCCTTTAGTTGCTAGAGAATTATTTCCAAATGCTCAGATAGTTATTGACCGTTTTCATATGGTTCAAATGCTTACTAGATCGTTTAATATTTTCAGAGTTCAAATCATGAAGCAATTTAATAAAAGAAGCCGTGAATATAAGCTTTTAAAGTCCCCTTGGAAGCTTTATCTCATGAAATATGACAAACTTAATAAGACTACTCCTTATTACGACTGGCATTTTAAGGACTGTCTAACACAGGAACATGTTGTCTTAGATGGTTTAGATTGTGACCAAACCTTAGAAAATACTTATTGGGTTATGCAGGACTTTATGACTGCTATTCAGGATAACGATGAAAAGAAAGTTATCCATCTACTTCATTCAAAACAAAATGTTGGTAAACAAATGCATCAAACTCTATTAACTTTTAAACGTAATTATTCTGGTGTCCTAAACGGTATTACCTCAACTTATTCTAATGGTTGTCTTGAAGGAGTTAACCGTAAGATTAAACAAATTGAACGTACTGCTTATGGCTATAGAAATTTCAAACATTTATTAATTAGAATTAGACTCGAAGAAAATATTATAAAAGAAAAGGAATCAAACAGCTATTTCTTAGCTGCTTAATTCCTTCTTAAAATTATCCATCAACAGGATTTGCAAAAGAGCCATTAAATTGAAGAAAATTAGAAACAAAAAAAGACATCGCAAATGCGATGCCTTTCAAAAATATGGGTGGTCAGGGGATCGAACCCTGGACCCACGGATTAAGAGTCCGTTGCTCTGCCAGCTGAGCTAACCACCCATTGGATAACCAACAAATAGTATTATGCCAGTAAAGTAAAGAAAGTGCAAGCTTTTTTTTGCATAAGTTTAAAAAAAGTGGGGAAAACAGTATAATATAGTTATTAATACTGAGGAGGCATCATTTATGCCAAAGAAGATTTTAGTCGTTGACGATGAAAAACCAATTTCTGACATTATTAAATTTAATCTGGCTAAGGAAGGCTTTGATGTCGACACTGCATACGACGGCGAAGAAGCTGTTAAAAAAGTTGAGGAATATAATCCCGATTTAATGATTCTTGACTTGATGTTACCAAAAAAAGACGGCTTAGAGGTTGCACGTGAAGTGCGCCAAACTCATGATATGCCAATTATTATGGTAACGGCTAAAGACACTGAGATTGATAAGGTGTTAGGTCTTGAAATGGGAGCAGATGATTATGTTACTAAGCCTTTTTCTAACCGAGAATTAGTTGCTAGAGTAAAGGCAAACTTGCGTAGACGTGACTTGACTCAAAAAGCTACTGAAGATGATGAAGACAAAAATATTACCATTGGCAATCTTGTGATTATGCCTGAAGCTTATATGGTTGAAAAAAATGGTGAAAAAATTGAATTAACGCATCGTGAATTTGAATTACTTCATTATTTAGCACAGCATATGGGACAAGTAATGACTAGAGAGCATTTATTACAAACCGTTTGGGGCTATGATTATTTTGGAGATGTTAGAACTGTGGATGTAACTGTGCGACGCTTACGGGAAAAGATCGAAGACAATCCAAGTTCACCAACGATTTTAGTTACCAGACGTGGAGTAGGATATTACGTTAAAAACCCATCAGATGAATAAGGATCAAAGTCACTAGTGATAGTGGCTTTTTTTGCAATTAGGACCAATGAAGAAAATAAAAAGTGTACTAAATTCTATTAATTTTAAAATCGCAATCATTTTTATGTTGCTACTACTAGCAACGATTGAAGTCGTTGGAGCTTCTTTTACTAGACAACTTGAACAAAACTCAATTCAAAATTTTGAGTCTTCAATTCAAGTCCCAAACATTATTACTAACCAAATTGCCAGTCAATTGAGTAGGGCAAACAGTAAGAGTGCTAATCAGCAGCTAAGCCAGATTATTTCAAACTATAATCTCGGCGATATTAGTCAATTAATGGTAGTAGATAATAAGGGCGTGATCCGAGCTGTTTCAAATGTTAATGATCAGAATCGAATTGGCCAGCGGACTAGTAATGCGGATATAAAAAGCGTGCTTTCAAATGGAAAACAAGTTTCTAAGGTAATCAATGACAATGGAAACTATATGGTGCAAATTTCACCATTAACATCTGCTAATGGAACTAATACGCCTGTGGGAGCTATTTATGTAAGAGCAAGTTTACAGGGTGTATTCAATAATTTACGGCAAGTTTCTATTTACTTTTTGATTGCCTCATTAATTGCGGCTGTTTTAGGTGCAGTAGTTGCCTTGGTAATTTCCCGGGCCATAACTCGGCCGATTGAAGAAATGCGTAAGCAAGCTTTGCGGGTCGCAAATGGAGATTATTCGGGACACGTCCGGGTTTATGCGCAAGATGAGTTAGGGCAATTAGCTGAAGCATTTAACACTTTGTCGGTACGAATTGAGAGAACTCAAGAGATTTCTGATAGTGAGCGAAGACGGTTAGATAATGTTTTGACCCATATGACAGATGGGGTTATTGCGACTGATCGTCACGGAAATATTACTATCATTAATGAAACTGCCTTAGACTTTTTAGGCAAAACTGAAAAAGATGTTATTGGAAAACCGATTACTAATTTGCTTGGCTTAAAAGATGTTACAATTCAAGATCTCTTAAGTACGCAACAAGAATTAGTTGTGCGCGTAAATGACAATACAAGAGATGAAATGATTTTACATGCTAACTTTTCTTTAATTCAGCGTGTAACTGGCTTTGTTTCAGGTCTAGTTTGTGTTTTGCATGATATTACGCAACAGCAAAAAAATGAACGGGAACAACAGCAATTTGTGTCTAACGTTTCACATGAACTTAGAACCCCATTAACAAGCTTAAGGGCATATGTTGAAGCCTTAAATGATGGGGCATGGAAGGATCCAAATATTGCACCTCAGTTTTTACATGTTATCCAAGATGAAACTGAGCGAATGATTAGGATGATTAATGATCTCCTTAGCTTATCAAGAATGGATCGTGGTGTAGCCAAAATGGACTTAGAGTGGGTTAACTTAAATGATTTTGTTAACCACGTTCTAAACCGTTTTGATATGATGCTGAAATCTGATACAGATAAAACGCATAAAAAGAAGTATTCAATCAAGCGTGAATTTCCTCATCAAGCTTTATGGGTAGAAATTGATACTGATAAGATGATGCAAGTAATCGATAATATTATGAACAATGCGATTAAGTATTCACCTGATGGGGGCGTTATAACAGTTCGCCTTCTTCAAGCTCAAAAGCATGTCATCTTAAGTATTTCTGACCAAGGATTGGGAATTCCAAGAAAAGACTTAAATAAGATTTTCGATAGATTTTATCGTGTTGACAAGGCTCGTTCTCGTAAGCAAGGTGGAACTGGACTAGGATTAGCTATTTCTAAAGAAATAGTAGAAGCACACCATGGCCGGATTTGGGCAGATAGTGCTGAAGGTTCCGGATCAACTTTCTACATTTCTTTGCCATATGAAGCAATTAGTGAGGAAGGAGAAAACTGGGATGAGGTTTAAAGATAAAGTTTCTAGAGTGGCACTGCGTGTTAGCTTAATTGCAATGGTTGTCTTATCAATAATTTTATCGGCTGTCATTTGGGGATCAGATGCTCGATTTTCTAGAATTGAAGAAACATCTAATCAAACGCAAACTAAGGATCTAGGTCAACGTTCTTTAAGAGACATCTATCTACCAACGCAAACTTTTTATTTTAAAAATAAAAAGATGTATCAAGTCTATGATACAAAGAACAATTTACCTTTGGAGTTTTCTAAATTAACTCAGTCTTTAAGACCTCTCTTGCCAATCCGAATCTGGTCTAGTC encodes:
- a CDS encoding ISL3-like element ISLjo2 family transposase, whose product is MSSLNDYIKFTLDIEDKNIIFSDYSNENINGKIYKIYLAELIQPTCPYCRSTNLKHNGHYVSNVRFITADASKPVTIRLRKQRVLCNYCLKRSMAQSNLVNKGCYISNTSKRKILSALTEDRSMTSIAREHNVSVNTVQRVLEVCSSKFYDAFDHLPEHLAFDEFKGVGKKLHFICLDGDTHKVVQILRTRFKPDILRYFYKFTPKARAMVKTVTMDLNCYYPLVARELFPNAQIVIDRFHMVQMLTRSFNIFRVQIMKQFNKRSREYKLLKSPWKLYLMKYDKLNKTTPYYDWHFKDCLTQEHVVLDGLDCDQTLENTYWVMQDFMTAIQDNDEKKVIHLLHSKQNVGKQMHQTLLTFKRNYSGVLNGITSTYSNGCLEGVNRKIKQIERTAYGYRNFKHLLIRIRLEENIIKEKESNSYFLAA
- the yycF gene encoding response regulator YycF; translated protein: MPKKILVVDDEKPISDIIKFNLAKEGFDVDTAYDGEEAVKKVEEYNPDLMILDLMLPKKDGLEVAREVRQTHDMPIIMVTAKDTEIDKVLGLEMGADDYVTKPFSNRELVARVKANLRRRDLTQKATEDDEDKNITIGNLVIMPEAYMVEKNGEKIELTHREFELLHYLAQHMGQVMTREHLLQTVWGYDYFGDVRTVDVTVRRLREKIEDNPSSPTILVTRRGVGYYVKNPSDE
- the walK gene encoding cell wall metabolism sensor histidine kinase WalK, yielding MKKIKSVLNSINFKIAIIFMLLLLATIEVVGASFTRQLEQNSIQNFESSIQVPNIITNQIASQLSRANSKSANQQLSQIISNYNLGDISQLMVVDNKGVIRAVSNVNDQNRIGQRTSNADIKSVLSNGKQVSKVINDNGNYMVQISPLTSANGTNTPVGAIYVRASLQGVFNNLRQVSIYFLIASLIAAVLGAVVALVISRAITRPIEEMRKQALRVANGDYSGHVRVYAQDELGQLAEAFNTLSVRIERTQEISDSERRRLDNVLTHMTDGVIATDRHGNITIINETALDFLGKTEKDVIGKPITNLLGLKDVTIQDLLSTQQELVVRVNDNTRDEMILHANFSLIQRVTGFVSGLVCVLHDITQQQKNEREQQQFVSNVSHELRTPLTSLRAYVEALNDGAWKDPNIAPQFLHVIQDETERMIRMINDLLSLSRMDRGVAKMDLEWVNLNDFVNHVLNRFDMMLKSDTDKTHKKKYSIKREFPHQALWVEIDTDKMMQVIDNIMNNAIKYSPDGGVITVRLLQAQKHVILSISDQGLGIPRKDLNKIFDRFYRVDKARSRKQGGTGLGLAISKEIVEAHHGRIWADSAEGSGSTFYISLPYEAISEEGENWDEV